One window from the genome of [Clostridium] celerecrescens 18A encodes:
- a CDS encoding M20 family metallopeptidase: protein MMEQLKEVLENNREDYVKYLSGLIAIDTQDLGHGIAGGREKEGQEYLIRLLEEMGADQIERDPMTEETIAASIEAYGEGNPGHDYKDRYNVYAVFNGQGSKSLMFNGHMDTMPPGDESLWNVPPHVPEIVDGRLFGLGAADMKGGLMASVMAVKLLKDAGIPLPLNVHICSVCDEEGGGNGSIQAVMRGKRADGVVVCEPTSGELILAHMGFVFMKVRVTGKSNHSGAKWLGVSAIEKAIKIIERLNELEHSWLLGLKHPLLPAPNLNVGTIHGGSAGSTVAGDCEFEMCIHYLPGLMSHEQVVAEVTDEIRRLAESDLWLRGHMPEISIYQAGGPFEMEKGPFVNSFERAFEKTEGKPVAIKGSPAGCDSRLWRNIAGCPTIQFGPGNLEQCHSVNEYIKIEEYLKAIHIYAQLILEWGKEDRTDE, encoded by the coding sequence ATGATGGAACAATTGAAAGAAGTACTGGAAAACAACAGAGAAGATTATGTTAAATATTTATCAGGACTGATTGCCATAGATACCCAGGATCTTGGACATGGGATTGCCGGAGGAAGAGAAAAAGAGGGACAGGAATATTTAATCCGGCTGCTGGAAGAGATGGGAGCGGATCAGATAGAAAGAGATCCCATGACCGAAGAAACGATCGCAGCCTCCATAGAAGCATATGGGGAAGGCAATCCTGGTCATGACTATAAGGACCGCTATAATGTCTATGCCGTTTTTAATGGGCAGGGGAGCAAGAGCCTGATGTTTAACGGTCACATGGATACCATGCCTCCGGGGGATGAGTCCCTGTGGAATGTGCCTCCTCATGTTCCGGAAATCGTAGATGGCAGGCTGTTCGGTCTGGGAGCTGCGGATATGAAAGGGGGCCTTATGGCTTCCGTCATGGCAGTGAAGCTTTTAAAGGATGCCGGTATCCCTCTTCCACTTAACGTCCACATCTGCTCAGTGTGTGATGAAGAGGGAGGCGGCAACGGCTCCATTCAGGCGGTCATGAGAGGAAAACGGGCAGATGGAGTGGTGGTCTGTGAACCAACATCCGGAGAACTGATTCTTGCCCATATGGGATTTGTATTTATGAAAGTACGGGTCACCGGAAAATCCAACCATTCCGGCGCTAAATGGCTGGGTGTGAGCGCCATTGAAAAGGCAATAAAGATCATAGAAAGACTGAATGAACTGGAGCATAGCTGGCTGCTTGGCCTTAAGCATCCCCTTCTTCCTGCCCCTAATTTAAACGTAGGGACTATTCATGGAGGAAGTGCAGGATCCACGGTTGCCGGGGATTGTGAATTTGAGATGTGCATCCATTACCTTCCTGGCCTGATGAGCCATGAGCAGGTAGTAGCTGAGGTCACAGACGAGATCAGGCGTCTGGCAGAAAGTGATTTATGGCTGCGGGGGCATATGCCGGAAATCAGTATATATCAGGCAGGAGGTCCTTTTGAGATGGAAAAGGGACCGTTTGTAAACAGCTTTGAAAGAGCATTTGAAAAAACGGAGGGAAAACCAGTGGCCATAAAGGGCTCACCGGCTGGCTGTGACTCCAGGCTGTGGAGGAATATAGCCGGTTGTCCAACCATACAGTTTGGACCTGGAAATCTGGAACAATGCCATTCCGTAAATGAGTATATTAAGATAGAAGAATATCTTAAGGCAATTCATATTTATGCACAATTGATTTTAGAATGGGGAAAGGAAGACAGGACAGATGAATAA
- a CDS encoding glutamine amidotransferase, producing the protein MNKKILLAGESWMSYTTHVKGFDSFYTSSYETGEKWLKKALEKAGYEVTFLPNHLASEEFPFTMEELKQYDGVILSDIGANTLLLPVATFTHSRKMPDRCKLIRDYVLDGGALLMIGGYMTFSGVDAKGKWHDTAVQEVLPVEVLTVDDRMEHCDGAKPVVGDVHEAISGLPSDWPEVLGYNKTVAKPEAIVPVTIENDPFLALGAYGKGRSAAFTTDCAPHWAPPEFCEWEYYDQLWKGILDWLTRE; encoded by the coding sequence ATGAATAAGAAAATACTATTGGCAGGAGAATCCTGGATGAGTTATACTACACATGTAAAGGGGTTTGATTCTTTTTATACCTCTTCCTATGAGACAGGAGAAAAGTGGCTGAAAAAGGCACTGGAGAAAGCTGGTTATGAGGTAACATTTCTTCCAAATCACCTGGCATCGGAAGAATTTCCATTTACCATGGAAGAATTAAAACAGTATGACGGGGTCATTTTGTCCGATATCGGAGCAAATACCCTGCTGCTTCCTGTGGCGACCTTTACACACAGCCGTAAAATGCCGGACCGTTGTAAACTGATCCGGGATTATGTTCTGGATGGAGGTGCACTATTGATGATCGGGGGATATATGACATTTTCCGGCGTAGATGCAAAGGGAAAGTGGCATGATACCGCTGTCCAGGAAGTTCTTCCTGTAGAGGTTTTGACTGTGGATGACAGAATGGAACACTGCGATGGTGCAAAGCCAGTTGTAGGAGATGTCCATGAAGCTATATCCGGACTTCCATCGGATTGGCCGGAGGTATTGGGCTACAATAAAACAGTGGCAAAGCCGGAAGCAATTGTACCCGTTACCATAGAAAATGATCCGTTCCTGGCACTGGGAGCCTATGGAAAAGGAAGGAGTGCAGCATTTACCACGGATTGCGCCCCTCACTGGGCTCCGCCTGAATTTTGTGAGTGGGAATATTACGATCAGCTTTGGAAGGGGATCCTTGACTGGTTGACGAGAGAATAG
- a CDS encoding M20 family metallopeptidase — translation MKKEGWEEEAVQLLKDLMGIRTVNGKDGEKPAAEYICQYLNNRGVKAFVQDIGEGRGNVIALLSGDDADKGMIWNGHLDTVDYGQLESWDRPPWAPVIHNGFLFGRGASDMKSGLAALVYVLGMLGEAGKKPKTSIQFLGTCDEERGGTGAKAIISSGHMMEASTLLIGEPTGCTVGIGQKGCIWLELEVRGKTSHGAYPEEGCNAVTCAYEAAERLADWIRGHDHPVLGNATAQVTEIQGGIQPNMTPDVCTVLMDIRTVPGLTYEKILCRLDKVFQGISLKSGGIPSLTTTIKNHRISIEADKASWGVSQLVKSMEAAGIKEAYSGISYFTDASILAEGKEGLTTVLFGPGSADMAHKPNECVRIADYLKAVRALTNMASARIEDESDN, via the coding sequence ATGAAGAAGGAAGGCTGGGAAGAGGAAGCGGTACAGCTTTTAAAGGATTTGATGGGAATCAGGACAGTCAACGGAAAAGATGGAGAGAAACCGGCAGCAGAATATATCTGCCAATACTTAAATAACCGTGGAGTAAAAGCCTTTGTTCAGGATATTGGAGAAGGAAGGGGAAACGTAATTGCCCTGCTTTCGGGAGATGATGCGGATAAGGGAATGATCTGGAATGGACATTTGGACACGGTGGACTATGGTCAGCTTGAGAGCTGGGACCGGCCGCCATGGGCCCCGGTGATACATAACGGTTTCCTCTTTGGACGGGGAGCCAGTGACATGAAGAGCGGACTGGCTGCCTTGGTATATGTTCTCGGTATGCTGGGGGAGGCTGGGAAGAAGCCGAAAACTTCTATCCAATTTCTGGGGACATGTGACGAAGAGCGGGGAGGGACAGGAGCAAAGGCCATTATTTCCAGCGGACATATGATGGAAGCATCGACGTTACTGATCGGAGAACCTACGGGCTGTACTGTGGGAATCGGACAAAAAGGCTGTATCTGGCTGGAATTGGAAGTAAGAGGTAAGACCAGCCACGGGGCATATCCGGAAGAAGGCTGCAATGCAGTCACCTGTGCATATGAAGCGGCCGAGCGCCTGGCAGACTGGATCCGTGGACATGACCATCCGGTACTTGGAAACGCTACTGCCCAGGTTACGGAAATCCAGGGAGGGATACAACCAAACATGACACCGGATGTGTGCACTGTTTTAATGGATATCCGGACTGTGCCGGGACTTACTTATGAAAAGATTCTCTGCCGGCTGGATAAAGTATTTCAGGGTATCAGCCTGAAATCCGGAGGAATCCCCAGTCTGACTACCACAATTAAGAATCACAGAATAAGCATTGAAGCGGACAAGGCTTCCTGGGGAGTTTCCCAGCTGGTAAAGAGTATGGAGGCTGCCGGAATTAAGGAAGCCTATTCAGGAATTTCCTACTTTACGGATGCCTCCATACTGGCGGAAGGAAAAGAAGGGCTGACGACCGTCTTATTTGGACCAGGTTCGGCAGATATGGCGCACAAGCCCAATGAATGTGTACGCATCGCGGATTACCTTAAGGCAGTACGGGCGTTGACAAATATGGCATCAGCGAGGATTGAGGATGAGAGCGACAATTAA
- a CDS encoding LacI family DNA-binding transcriptional regulator, whose amino-acid sequence MRATIKDIANDTGLSVTTVSLVLNGKAHKIPEDTKKRIMESAQKLDYRPNQLAVSLVKKRSKTIGLIIPDIGNIFYANMVKGIEECCREYGRTLVLCNTNDLHKRDMEYIHFLADQGVDGIIYVMSRESDETAGKESVRLLEQLQLPFVLLDRFLTDVDCAEIILDHEMGGYLAARHLAELGHKKIACVTGPANLADSERRLKGYARALQEFHIPFDERLVYEGDYTMECGERAVAALMQFGYTAVFACNDLSAFGVCRQLSQYNKKVPVDISVVGYDDVLYAEMMAVPLTTVRQPVYEMGVESVKRLISLIKKKKVEKSQAVFEPKLIIRSSTMRIGQEYNL is encoded by the coding sequence ATGAGAGCGACAATTAAGGACATAGCGAATGACACAGGTCTATCTGTGACGACGGTATCTCTGGTATTAAATGGGAAAGCCCATAAGATACCGGAGGATACAAAAAAACGGATTATGGAATCGGCACAGAAGCTTGACTATCGGCCGAATCAGCTGGCAGTCAGTCTGGTTAAAAAGAGAAGTAAAACCATAGGTCTTATTATTCCTGATATCGGAAATATATTTTACGCCAATATGGTAAAAGGAATTGAAGAGTGCTGCAGGGAGTATGGCAGAACACTGGTCTTGTGCAACACCAATGATCTCCATAAGAGGGACATGGAATATATCCATTTTCTGGCTGACCAGGGGGTAGACGGAATCATCTATGTCATGTCCAGAGAAAGTGATGAGACAGCCGGTAAAGAATCGGTTCGCTTATTGGAACAGCTGCAGCTGCCGTTTGTGCTTCTGGACCGCTTTCTTACGGATGTGGACTGTGCAGAAATTATTCTGGATCATGAAATGGGAGGGTATCTGGCAGCGAGACATCTGGCAGAGCTTGGCCATAAGAAGATCGCCTGTGTAACAGGACCTGCAAATTTGGCGGATTCAGAAAGAAGATTGAAAGGATATGCACGCGCCCTGCAGGAATTTCATATTCCTTTTGATGAAAGGCTGGTTTATGAAGGTGATTATACCATGGAATGCGGGGAGCGTGCGGTGGCAGCGCTGATGCAGTTTGGATATACGGCGGTATTTGCCTGCAATGACCTATCAGCCTTTGGAGTGTGCAGACAGCTGTCACAATATAATAAGAAAGTACCTGTAGATATATCAGTGGTAGGATATGATGATGTATTGTATGCGGAAATGATGGCGGTTCCTCTTACAACGGTCAGACAGCCTGTATATGAGATGGGAGTGGAGTCAGTCAAACGGCTGATTTCCCTGATAAAGAAGAAAAAAGTAGAAAAAAGCCAGGCGGTATTTGAACCGAAATTGATTATAAGAAGCAGTACAATGAGAATTGGACAGGAGTACAATCTATGA
- a CDS encoding ribokinase, which yields MKILNFGSLNIDYVYQVDHFVREGETISSDSLEIFCGGKGLNQSLALSKSGVKVWHAGAVGELDGEILTQQLEQFGIDTRNIKRVKNKTGHAIIQKNQEGQNGILLYGGANQEITKDQVDHVLNEFGEGDFLILQNEINEVGYIMEQAYGKGMRIVLNPSPMNRKVWSYPLHYVEFFILNEIEAGDICQKSGSSRELLGQLAEKFPDAKILLTLGQDGSLYKDGDQVFEQEIYQVQVVDTTGAGDTFTGYFIGGLALGETPGQALDHAAKAASIAVSRAGAAPSIPTRDEVLNG from the coding sequence ATGAAAATATTGAATTTTGGTTCTTTGAATATTGATTATGTTTACCAGGTGGATCATTTTGTCAGAGAGGGAGAAACCATATCCTCTGATTCTTTGGAGATATTTTGCGGTGGAAAAGGCCTCAACCAGTCTCTGGCACTGAGCAAAAGCGGCGTCAAAGTCTGGCATGCAGGTGCGGTCGGGGAACTGGACGGTGAAATATTGACCCAGCAGCTGGAGCAGTTCGGCATAGATACAAGAAATATTAAGCGGGTAAAAAATAAGACAGGTCATGCCATAATACAAAAGAATCAAGAAGGGCAAAATGGCATCCTTTTATATGGCGGAGCGAATCAGGAAATAACAAAGGATCAGGTGGACCATGTTTTAAATGAGTTTGGGGAAGGGGATTTTCTCATTCTTCAAAACGAAATCAACGAAGTTGGATATATTATGGAGCAGGCATATGGGAAAGGCATGAGGATCGTTTTGAATCCTTCCCCCATGAACCGCAAAGTATGGAGTTACCCCCTTCATTATGTGGAGTTTTTTATATTGAATGAGATTGAAGCCGGGGATATCTGTCAAAAATCCGGAAGCAGCAGAGAACTCCTGGGTCAGCTGGCTGAAAAATTCCCGGACGCAAAGATTCTTTTGACATTGGGACAAGATGGTTCTTTATACAAAGACGGCGATCAGGTGTTTGAGCAGGAAATCTATCAGGTACAGGTGGTTGATACAACAGGGGCCGGGGATACCTTTACCGGCTATTTTATAGGCGGACTTGCTCTGGGAGAAACTCCCGGACAGGCTTTGGATCATGCGGCAAAGGCAGCTTCCATTGCGGTATCCAGAGCTGGTGCTGCACCTTCGATACCCACGAGGGATGAAGTTTTAAATGGATAA
- a CDS encoding ECF transporter S component, producing MNNNRTKKIVFSALMAALTTAATMVIHIPSAFSGYIHLGDGMVLLSGLLLGPMAGAAAGGIGSMMADLLSGYAFYAPATLVIKALAAFSGGYLYKHLPSRGPAGGFRVLPFLTAGVFSSAVVTGGYFIFELAVYSWPAAISNVPFNLVQNLFSLIAAGVLLPILLRVREIRELNRETAS from the coding sequence ATGAATAATAACAGAACAAAAAAAATAGTTTTCAGTGCTTTGATGGCAGCTCTTACCACTGCAGCTACTATGGTAATACATATACCATCTGCATTCAGCGGTTATATTCATCTGGGAGACGGAATGGTATTGCTAAGCGGTTTGCTCTTAGGACCTATGGCAGGTGCGGCCGCAGGAGGGATAGGCTCTATGATGGCGGATTTGCTGTCTGGTTACGCCTTTTATGCACCGGCTACTCTGGTCATTAAGGCATTGGCGGCATTTTCAGGGGGATATTTGTATAAACATCTGCCTTCCCGGGGACCGGCGGGCGGCTTTCGGGTACTGCCCTTTTTAACCGCCGGAGTGTTTAGCAGCGCAGTAGTCACAGGCGGGTACTTCATATTTGAACTTGCAGTATATAGCTGGCCGGCTGCCATTTCCAATGTTCCGTTCAATCTGGTACAGAATTTATTCAGTTTGATTGCAGCCGGGGTTTTACTTCCTATTCTTTTGCGTGTGCGTGAGATCCGGGAACTGAATAGAGAGACAGCTTCGTAA
- a CDS encoding cyclodeaminase/cyclohydrolase family protein, whose amino-acid sequence MIQDFTIHTFLEKLSSKSPTPGGGGAAGLGGAVGAALGEMVVNLTLGKKRYADVEEEMQSILEKLEALKREFLRLADEDEVVFVPLAAAYCLPSGTEEEKLHKTEILETHLLAASLVPLMVMERSMETLDILEFLAEKGSRLAVSDVGVGVQFIRSALLGAKMNVSINTKSMKEREKAGQLQSQAEHLAEEGIRKADAIYAKVEAALKA is encoded by the coding sequence ATGATACAGGACTTTACAATTCACACATTCCTTGAAAAATTATCCTCAAAAAGCCCAACGCCGGGCGGTGGCGGAGCAGCAGGTCTTGGCGGCGCCGTAGGAGCGGCTTTGGGAGAGATGGTGGTAAACTTAACTCTTGGCAAAAAGCGGTATGCCGATGTGGAAGAAGAAATGCAGTCGATCCTTGAAAAGCTGGAAGCTTTAAAACGCGAATTTTTAAGGCTTGCAGATGAAGACGAAGTTGTATTTGTTCCATTGGCGGCTGCATACTGCCTTCCCTCTGGTACGGAGGAAGAAAAACTTCATAAGACTGAAATCTTAGAAACCCACCTTCTTGCCGCCTCTCTGGTTCCTCTCATGGTCATGGAGCGTTCCATGGAAACTCTTGATATCCTGGAATTTCTGGCAGAGAAGGGAAGCCGCCTTGCTGTCAGTGACGTAGGCGTGGGAGTCCAGTTTATCCGTTCCGCACTGCTGGGAGCCAAGATGAATGTTTCCATCAATACAAAATCCATGAAGGAGCGGGAAAAGGCCGGACAGCTTCAGAGTCAGGCGGAACATCTGGCTGAAGAAGGAATCAGAAAGGCAGATGCCATCTATGCGAAGGTAGAAGCTGCGTTAAAGGCTTAA
- a CDS encoding bifunctional 5,10-methylenetetrahydrofolate dehydrogenase/5,10-methenyltetrahydrofolate cyclohydrolase encodes MITLKGAAVSAKIKEQVETLLNDLKGKTPKLAIVRVGERPDDLSYERGALKKMESFGLMGESFAFSQDITDEAFKEEFAKINDNPDIDGILLLRPLPKQIKEKDIEHMIDPGKDLDGISPENIARVFAGDDTGFAPCTAEAVVEVLKANDISLTGKRVAIVGRSMVVGRPLSMLLLKENATVTICHTRTEDLKETCKNAQILVAAAGRARMVDASYVGKDAIVVDVGINVDEDGKLCGDVDFDSLEGTASMATPVPGGVGAVTTAVLARHLVLAALKR; translated from the coding sequence GTGATAACCTTAAAGGGTGCAGCCGTATCTGCAAAAATCAAGGAACAGGTAGAAACGCTTTTGAATGATTTAAAGGGAAAAACCCCGAAGCTTGCCATTGTGCGGGTAGGAGAACGGCCTGATGACTTATCCTACGAACGGGGAGCTTTAAAGAAGATGGAAAGCTTCGGTCTGATGGGGGAAAGCTTTGCATTTTCCCAGGACATCACTGATGAAGCATTTAAGGAAGAATTTGCAAAGATCAATGATAACCCGGACATCGATGGCATCCTTCTCCTTCGCCCTCTGCCAAAGCAGATAAAGGAAAAGGATATTGAACATATGATTGACCCGGGAAAAGATTTGGATGGCATATCCCCGGAAAATATCGCCAGGGTATTTGCCGGGGACGATACAGGATTTGCTCCCTGTACGGCAGAAGCGGTGGTGGAAGTCTTAAAAGCCAATGATATTTCCCTGACAGGAAAAAGAGTAGCCATCGTGGGCAGAAGTATGGTAGTTGGCCGCCCCTTATCCATGCTGTTGCTGAAGGAGAACGCTACGGTTACCATCTGCCACACCCGCACGGAGGATTTAAAGGAGACCTGTAAAAATGCTCAGATCCTTGTGGCTGCTGCCGGACGTGCAAGGATGGTGGATGCATCTTATGTAGGTAAGGATGCCATAGTGGTTGATGTGGGAATCAATGTGGACGAAGACGGAAAGCTTTGCGGAGATGTGGATTTTGATTCTTTAGAAGGAACAGCTTCCATGGCAACTCCTGTACCAGGAGGTGTAGGAGCGGTGACAACGGCCGTACTGGCCAGGCATCTGGTTTTGGCTGCCCTTAAAAGATAA
- the thiT gene encoding energy-coupled thiamine transporter ThiT produces MSFFLTYSAENEEYLLRPAGYLLVIVLFAAIFFALHLLGRSSSKSQKLQTRQLVYCAGAMALATVTSFIKVASLPFGGSITLFSMLFICLIGYVYGVKAGITTGIAYGILQFITNPYIFAPIQVLLDYPLAFGALGLSGLFSNKKHGLVAGYIVGVTGRYLFHVVSGYIFFASYTPEGIPPLVYTLGYNATYILPELVLTVLILYFPPVLGAIGQVKRQALNG; encoded by the coding sequence ATGTCATTTTTTCTAACTTACTCTGCGGAAAATGAAGAGTATTTATTAAGGCCGGCAGGATACTTGCTGGTAATCGTTCTATTTGCTGCGATCTTTTTTGCCCTGCATCTTCTTGGCAGATCGTCTTCTAAATCTCAAAAGCTGCAGACCCGACAGCTGGTTTACTGCGCAGGTGCAATGGCGCTTGCAACAGTAACTTCCTTTATCAAAGTAGCCTCCCTTCCTTTTGGCGGCTCAATCACATTGTTTTCCATGCTGTTCATCTGCCTCATCGGTTATGTTTACGGTGTAAAGGCCGGGATCACGACCGGGATAGCCTATGGAATCTTACAGTTTATCACGAACCCCTATATATTCGCTCCGATCCAGGTTCTTCTTGACTATCCCTTGGCATTCGGTGCTTTGGGTCTTTCCGGGCTGTTCAGTAACAAAAAGCACGGCCTTGTAGCCGGATATATTGTGGGAGTTACAGGTCGGTACTTATTCCATGTTGTTTCCGGTTATATATTCTTTGCCTCCTATACACCAGAGGGCATACCTCCATTGGTTTATACTCTGGGTTATAATGCCACTTATATCCTGCCAGAGTTGGTATTAACTGTATTAATCCTGTATTTCCCACCTGTACTTGGAGCTATCGGACAGGTGAAGCGGCAGGCTTTAAACGGATAA
- a CDS encoding DMT family transporter: MTGFIIALISGALMSIQGVFNTGVTKQTSMWVSTGWVQLTAFLTCLILWYFSGRENITGLFDVQPKYLLIGGVMGAFITYTVVRSMGTLGPAKAALIIVISQIIVAYAIELFGLFGVEKVGFEWKKLIGAVVAIIGIMIFN; encoded by the coding sequence ATGACAGGCTTTATTATTGCTCTTATATCCGGAGCGCTTATGAGCATACAGGGAGTTTTTAATACGGGAGTGACAAAGCAGACCAGCATGTGGGTTTCAACAGGCTGGGTACAGCTGACTGCATTTTTGACCTGCCTCATTCTGTGGTATTTCTCCGGCAGGGAGAACATTACCGGCCTATTTGATGTGCAGCCCAAGTACTTATTGATTGGCGGCGTTATGGGTGCATTCATTACCTATACAGTAGTAAGGAGTATGGGAACCCTGGGTCCGGCCAAAGCGGCTCTGATCATTGTAATTTCTCAAATCATTGTAGCCTATGCCATCGAGTTGTTTGGCTTATTCGGTGTTGAAAAGGTGGGTTTTGAATGGAAGAAGCTGATCGGTGCAGTTGTTGCCATTATCGGAATCATGATATTTAATTAA
- a CDS encoding helix-hairpin-helix domain-containing protein produces the protein MDYQKVKIILIALCVLGAGVCYGFSRSQEVHRPGVSLTEESSLYSGESVIGIEAGDGTEALTAEEDSLGSAGEETALPFYVHICGEVVSPGVYELKEGSRVFQAIEIAGGVTDQAAAEYLNMAEQVKDGMKIVVPGKEEVEAAKARGEISLQAEASSNVQKTKVNLNTATKEELMTLRGIGEAKAADILKYRDSHGGFQKIEDIMKISGIKDAAFQKIKDDITV, from the coding sequence ATGGATTACCAGAAAGTTAAAATCATCCTTATCGCCCTGTGTGTCTTAGGGGCGGGTGTATGTTATGGCTTCAGCAGAAGCCAGGAGGTTCACAGGCCAGGGGTTTCTTTGACAGAGGAATCGTCTTTATATTCCGGGGAAAGTGTTATCGGAATTGAAGCAGGTGATGGCACGGAAGCTTTAACAGCAGAAGAGGACAGTTTAGGAAGTGCAGGAGAGGAAACGGCCCTGCCTTTCTATGTACATATCTGCGGAGAAGTTGTTTCTCCCGGTGTTTATGAGCTTAAAGAAGGAAGCCGGGTTTTTCAGGCAATCGAGATAGCAGGCGGAGTCACAGACCAGGCTGCGGCAGAATATTTAAATATGGCGGAGCAGGTCAAGGACGGCATGAAGATCGTGGTCCCTGGAAAGGAAGAGGTGGAAGCGGCAAAGGCCAGGGGTGAGATTTCCTTACAGGCAGAGGCTTCATCGAACGTACAAAAAACAAAGGTAAATTTAAATACAGCCACCAAAGAGGAACTGATGACCCTTCGGGGAATCGGAGAAGCCAAGGCAGCCGATATCCTTAAATATCGGGACAGCCATGGCGGATTTCAAAAGATCGAGGATATCATGAAGATATCCGGCATTAAAGATGCGGCGTTTCAAAAAATAAAAGATGATATAACGGTTTGA
- a CDS encoding response regulator transcription factor, with protein MASVLVVDDEKLIVKGMRFSLEQDGMEVDCAYDGEEAINLAKQKEYDVVLLDVMLPKYDGYEVCQAIREFSEMPIIMLTAKGNDMDKILGLEYGADDYITKPFNILEVKARIKAILRRNAKKNKRDNQEDSQVIKEGDLKLDRDSRRVFIAEKEINLTAKEFDLLELLTCNPGKVYSREQLLTYVWGNKAMDTGDVRTVDVHVRRLREKIEPSPSDPKYVHTKWGVGYYFRV; from the coding sequence ATGGCAAGCGTTTTAGTAGTTGATGATGAAAAACTCATCGTAAAAGGAATGAGATTCAGTCTGGAGCAGGATGGTATGGAAGTGGACTGTGCCTATGACGGAGAGGAAGCCATTAATCTTGCAAAGCAGAAAGAGTATGATGTGGTCCTATTGGATGTCATGCTTCCTAAATATGACGGATACGAAGTATGTCAGGCTATCCGGGAATTTTCCGAGATGCCCATTATCATGCTGACGGCAAAGGGCAACGATATGGATAAGATCCTTGGCCTGGAATACGGTGCCGACGATTATATTACAAAGCCTTTTAACATTCTTGAGGTAAAGGCCAGGATCAAGGCTATCCTGCGCCGGAATGCCAAGAAGAACAAGCGGGATAACCAGGAAGACAGCCAGGTGATAAAAGAAGGCGATTTGAAGCTGGACCGGGACAGCAGGAGAGTGTTTATTGCTGAGAAAGAAATCAATTTAACAGCAAAGGAGTTTGACCTGTTGGAGCTTCTTACCTGCAATCCGGGTAAGGTATACAGCAGGGAACAGCTTCTTACTTACGTATGGGGAAATAAAGCCATGGATACGGGGGATGTACGAACGGTAGACGTTCATGTAAGGCGTCTTCGGGAGAAGATTGAACCCAGTCCCAGCGATCCTAAATATGTGCATACCAAGTGGGGCGTAGGATATTATTTCCGCGTCTAG
- a CDS encoding GNAT family N-acetyltransferase: MDYSIRKVRKEDLDRVVEVEALCFPPEEAAGREAILQRIALFPESFLVAELSDGTIIGFINGCVTEGNTICDEMFEKADFHNPDGAYQSVFGLDVIKEWRGRGVAAALMKRFIEEAGKRGRKGMILTCKDRLIHYYEKFGYRNMGVSGSVHGGAVWYDMRLDFMDTGK, from the coding sequence ATGGATTACAGCATTAGAAAAGTAAGAAAAGAGGATTTGGACCGTGTGGTAGAAGTGGAAGCCCTCTGTTTTCCGCCGGAAGAGGCAGCGGGGAGGGAAGCCATTTTGCAGAGGATTGCTCTTTTTCCTGAAAGCTTCCTTGTGGCGGAGCTATCCGACGGGACGATCATTGGTTTTATTAATGGCTGCGTTACAGAAGGGAATACGATTTGTGACGAAATGTTTGAGAAAGCAGATTTTCATAACCCAGACGGTGCTTACCAAAGCGTGTTTGGACTTGATGTGATAAAAGAATGGCGGGGCCGGGGAGTTGCCGCTGCGCTTATGAAACGTTTTATTGAAGAAGCAGGAAAAAGAGGCAGGAAAGGAATGATACTCACCTGCAAGGACAGGCTGATTCATTATTACGAAAAATTCGGTTACCGGAACATGGGAGTGTCCGGATCCGTACACGGAGGAGCCGTCTGGTATGACATGCGGCTCGATTTTATGGATACAGGGAAGTGA